TATAGCGATAAATCCTCTTTCAGCGGAGTTGCTGGATGACGCAGCAGGTATCTGGCTTTTTGATGAGGGTAAAGGTGGTGTCGCAGCGGATACGTCGGGCAACGGAAACGATGGTGAGGTGAGTGGTGCGAAATGGACAGAGGGTAAGTTCGGCGGCGCGCTGGAATTTGAACCGCCTCATGTTGTGAGGGTTGAGCCTTCTGATAGCCTCAATTTCAAGGATCAGATGACTATTGCAACTTGGGTTTACATGAATAAAGGTGTTTCCGATACCGCTATTCGGCGGAATGGTTCTTATCTATTGGAAGTTCAATCTGGAGGTGAAAGGGTGCCGGGGGGTTATGTCTTCGGTATCTGGTCCGGTGGTGGGTTTACTGGCGGTGTCTGGGGTAAAACCGTCGTTGAACCTGAAAAATGGTATCACATCGTTGGACTCTACGATGGCAGTGAAATGAAACTTTATGTGGATGGTACGCTTGAGTCTGCCGTTAAGCAGGGTGGTGATGTAGATCAGGCAGGCGAACTACTTTTCGGTACCTTTGGTGGTGAAAAGTTCATCGGTAGATTGGACGAGATTGTCTTCTTTGACCGCGGCATCACGGAGGCGGAGATTGCGGCGTTGATGAAAGGTGTAGAGGCAGTCTTACCCGTTTCCCCAAACGGATTACTTACAACCACTTGGGGACGGATCAAGAGTCGCTAAGCAACTTGACACATACGCTCGCAGGTGCTATCATATAAGAAGTCGCAGATTCTTAAACATTTTATTCAGGTGGACCCCGTGGCAGACATCGAAACGAATCAACCAAGACCTATAGTGCCAGCTGCGCAGCAGAACCTGTTAACGGCTGACGATTTGGCTAAACAGCCTGAGAATGGCACGCGCTATGAACTCGTGAAAGGAGTACTCCAGAAAATGCCGCCTGCTGGATTTGAGCACGGCATCTGCGCCGCTGAAATCGGAAGCAGACTTAACGTCCATGTCAAAACGCATAAATTAGGATATGTTTGTGGTGCCGAAACAGGTTTTAGGATTGCCCAAAATCCAGATACCGTACGCGCGCCAGATGCTGCCTTCGTTTGTCAAGCGTCAATTGAACGACAAGGTATTGTCAGAGGCTATTGGGAGGGGGCTCCCGATTTGGTTGTTGAAGTCATTTCCCCCGGTGATACTTATGCCGAGGTTGCCGAAAAGGTGGAAGAATGGTTAACTGCCGGTTGTAGAATGGTGTGGGTTGTTAATCCACGTAGGGAAACGGTAGAAATCTATCGTCCCAATGTGGATTTCGCCATTTTACGAGGGACCGACACACTTGATGGCGGTGATGTTGTTGAAGGTTTCCAATGTCAGGTTCAAGACATCTTTGTGTAATCTACAACTAACGCAATGTGCTAAGATTTACGACACATTCTCTATAGGTTTCTGTTCCACTACTCTACGCGACATATTCCTTCCACTTTGCAAAGAGGTAACATCACAATGAGGCGATGGCAACCGTCACCTGTCCAGAAAGCACAATATGAGACCGAAGGCTACTTTATCCTCCGGAATCTTATCTCAAAGGATGTGGCAGCACAACTCCGCGGCGTAATCCAGAACCACATCATGCTACCCGATCCAGGGGATTTCGTCGATATCGATCCGATGGATCCGATGGAGGACTCACCGCAAGGACGTATCGCTCGCTATCGTAAACTCAGTAACTTCTGTGTCCAGTCACCGCTGATATGGCACAACGTACATGCTGCGCCAGAAGTGCTCAACATCGCACGCTATTTTCTGGGTGACGACATCATTATGAAGTTCAATAGTTGCTTCCTCAAACCGTCGCTTACAGGTAGCGCGACCCCGTGGCACCAAGACAATGGACTTTGGCGCGATGGCGAAACGGAGCCTTTCAACTTCTGGATACCGCTTGAACCCGCAACTCGGAAAAATGGATGCATGCAGTTTATTCCTGGTAGCCACAAAACAGAGATCGTTGAACACGTCTTGTATTCCGATAGCATACACGGCGAACTACCACGCGAAACTGTTCAGGGGATGATCGAAAAGCACGGCGTGCATCATATTGAATTGGATACCGGAGATGTTGTCATCTGGCACAGCAGTATGTGGCACTACAGTCCGCCAAACAAGAGCGAAAAGAGCCGTATTGCTGTCGCCGGGGTCTATACAAACCCAGAAATTGTCAAAACAAGCAAACGCTTCTGGCACAATTTCAGGTGGGTGATGAAGGAGGGTTCTGTCTGCACACAATTTCCACCGGAAATCGTCGAGATGAAAATCGAAAACCCCCAGAAACCGAAGCCGTTCCCATCTGCTGAGGACTACTAACAGATGTCATTGAAGAGACCAAATATCGTTGTTTATGTATCTGAAATTTGGCTTTCAGCGCGGAGATGCGTCCAACACTTGAAAAGATGCGCACCGATGTCCGACACTGGATGCACTCGCAAGCCGATGAAGGGAGACCTGAAACATGCAATCTAAACTGATAAACAATCGCCTCATAAATTTTGGGGGACACGTGCAGTTTTCGTGTCCGGTTAATTCAGTATGCTTTTTAGTTCTATTGGCGGCTGTCGTTTTCTTATGCCTTGCTTGCGACAACGCAGAGCGTGCAACAAACATTATAACAGCACCCGAGGACGCAGCCGAGCAACTCCCGCCCGGTGAAGGGTTAGATATCGGGGCACTCGCCCCTGAATTCACGCTTCCAGATGGCGATGGGAAATCCCGTAGTCTGTCGGAATACCGCGGACAGAAGTTGGTTATTGTCTTCTATCGCACTGGCACGTGAGGCACCTGTCAAGCGCAACTCGGTGAGTTGCAAGACGGTTATGGAGACATTCAAGCTGAAGGTGCCGAACTGATTGCCATCAGTGCCGATCCGCTGGCTATTGTTAGTTCAGTACAAGAGAAGCTTCAAATCACCTATCTCTTACTCGCGGATGAAGACACGAAGACGATCGCTGACTATAATGTCGTTGATCCAAGTGAAATCGAGGTCGCACGTCCAGCGACCTATATTATTGATCAGGATGGGCGTGTCGCGTGGAAATACCTTGACGCGAAGAGCGGTAAACGCATCGGACCTGATCCGATTGTCGCACAGTTAAATAAATTTTAATAAGATAAGGACTTACGCAATTTGCTGGTGAGTACCTACGGCCCGCACGCCGCTGGCGAGGTTTTAAACCTCGCCAGCAAGGGGTGCTGCGTAAGTCCTGAAGATAAGGAGTCCTTTGAGATGATTGATGTCTGCTTTTTTGCTGACGAGGTCTCTAAGACCGATTTTGAGGAAGCCATTAAACTCGGTGTTGAAGCCGGTGCGAATACCGTCGAAATACGCGGCGGTGTTTGGGGCAAACATGTAACTGAAATTGACGATGACGATGTTCAACGTGCCCAGGATGTGCTCAGCGCTTATAACGTCCGGGTCGCCAGTATCGGGTCTCCGTTTGGGAAGTGCTCGATTGACGAGCCACAGGAGTATGAGCAACACCGGAAGCACTTTGATCGAATGGTTACATTGGCACACGCTTTTGATACCGAAGTGATTCGCGGGTTTACGTTTTGGAATCCAAATCGGCGCATTAAAGGGGCACCGCGTCCAAACATTAACGACTACATGGAGCGCATCGTCGAAAAACTCTCGCTTGTCGTTCCGATTGCGGAGAGCGCGGACGTTACGCTCTGCTTTGAAAATGAGAGTGCGTGTTTGGCTGGAACCTGCGAAGAGACGCGTGCGGTCATCAATGCGCTCGGAAATAGTCCTGCACTCACCTCTTGTTGGGATGTCAATAACGGGTTACATTGTGGTGAAAATCCGTTGCCGGACGGATATGTGCATATTAAAGGACTTGTGCGGCATCTGCATATAAAACCCAATGCGGAGAAAAACCTCAATCCAATCGGTGATACGGATTTGCACTACGAGCAGCTGCTGGAAACGTTAGCTGCCGACGGATTCACTGGCGCAGCGAGTATTGAACATTGGGGACAACCGCAAGATATGTTAAAAGGCGTGCGGCAACTGCGTGCTTTAGTTGATGCTATGTAGTTGTTTATTGGTAAAGGAGAACAGAATGCAATTGAAGCCGGATGCACCACAATTGACTTGGCAGGGAGCTGTCTCCCTTCAAAAAACCGAAGATGGAATAATGCCGTGGCGGACACCGCATTCGTCGCATGTACTATTCCCGGAGCCGTTACTGGAACGCTCAGCGATGCCAGCAGGTGTTCGCATCAGTTTTCGGAGCAACACAACGCGGGTTTCGGGTAACATCACACCGCAGAAGGAAAGCGGCATGCTGGATCTCTGTTGTGATGGTGAAGTCATAGCATCGCTTGACTTGGCACAAAAGGACACCTTCGCTTTTGAAAATCTGCCCGATGGGGAAAAATTAATTGAGTTGTGGCTGCCGCAATTCGGAAGGTTTCAACTCCGCAGCTTGGAGATAGATGATGGCGCGACACTCAATGCGTTCACCGATACGAGACCGCGATGGGTGACTTATGGGAGTTCTATCACGCAGTGCCGAACGGCGGCATCGCCGACACAGACGTGGCCCGCAATCGTTGCCCGTACACACGGGCTGAATTTGACCTGTTTGGGTTATGGCGGACAGTGCCATCTCGATGCAATGGTGGCACGGATGATCCGAGATCTGCCCGCTAATTACATTTCAATGTGTCTCGGTATCAACATCCAAGGTGCATCCAGTTTGGGACCGCGAGCGTTTCGTCCTGCGATTATCGGAGCGGTTCAGATTGTCCGTGAGAAGCATCCAGATATCCCGATTGCGCTGATGTCGCCTATTTGTTGCCCACCGAGGGAGGAGAATCCAAACACTGTAGGATTTCATCTCAAACGGATGCGTGAAGAGGTGCAAGCCGCGGCCGAGGCACTTCAAACACACGGTGATCAGCATGTCCATTACGTTGATGGGTTGCGTGTCTTTGGTGCTGACTATGTTCACCTACTCCCGGACGACCTACATCCAGACGCTGAAGGTTACCGAGTTATGGGCAAGAATTTCGTCGCTGAAGTCGCCGAGAAGTTTTTTGTATAAATTCATCCCACGCAGCCGCTGGCGAGGTTTGAAACCTCGCCAGCAAAGTATATAGCTATCTATCGGACTTTCAGTTTCGACCAAGTGGTTGCTAACTTACCTTTTGATGAGACCTCTAATGCAACCTCCCAGCCGCTTTCCATAAGGAGTTGGATGTCCTCTTCCTCTAACGCCACGCCTTGTTTCGTGACAAAGACCTCATCTAATCCACCCTTAAGGTTTTCACTTCCCCATCCACCGAATTTCAGAGCAGCAGGATTGTCCATCGTCGCGCCGACGTTTCTCTCGGTTTCCTTTTCTCCATTCACGTACAACGAGATAACCCCTTTCTTACGGACAGCGACGGTGTGATGCCAACCCTTTCCAACGATGTCAGTTTTACCGTCGTCGATGTGGTTGCCACCACCCTCGAAAATAAAGAAGCCAGTATCTCTATCAATGCTTGAACTCATCGCCCAAAATCCTGCGCCGCCGTTCCGTTTGATGACGACATACGCATCCTTGTTTTCTGAGTTCATCCAGCACCCAACGGTGAAATCGTCGTCTTCAAAGTTAAAGAGATCGTTATGTTCAATGGTGACAAACTTTGGGGTTCCATCAAATTCCAATGCTTTGCCGAACTTCCCATCTATCCATTTGGGGCCGTCAAATTCGCCATCGTTTCCGTTGTCGGTGAGGTCGCCGACAACTTTTCCTTTACCTTCATCGAAGAGCCACACACCAGCAAAATCGTCAAGATTGATTTCAGCAGTGCCGAGCGAGACGATGATGAAACTGAGGCAAATACTGAAAAATATCGCGAATCCACCGAATTTCATTTTATCCTCCTATTTCTACAGCGTTTCCTGTCTCTGCAGAAGCGTAAATCCCGTCGGTTATTTTCTGAACAACAAGTGCGTTTTCCAAACTCGTTAAAGGTTGCCGATTTTCGCGTATACCGGCAGCGAAATCAGATAACGGTGTGCTGTGTTGAGGTTCCGGTGCCTCGCCTGCTTCCGCGAGCGTTACGGACTCTACACCGCCTTCTGTTGTTGTGCGGTTATAGATAACGTTTTCCGATTTATCATTACCCATGGTCAACTTGAGTGAGCCTTCTGTGCCGATAATTTCCCAACCTTCGTGGGTATGCATCGTCATGAACTCACCGCGTTCCACGCTGAGCACAATACCTCCTTCACAGCGAACGAGCGCAGTGTAATGCGTTTCAGCATCGGAACCGGGAGCGATATGCGATTGGAATACCTGCGGCACCGTCCACGTCTGGGCAAATACAGTCTCCGGTTTGAGCTGCCATCCTGTGATACCGAGCAGATAGTCAAGGTCGTAGCATCCCCAGTTGACAAGGATACCCCCACCGTTGAGAGCCTTGATCAACCGCCAAGCAGGACGCGGTGTGTCCGGTTCCTTCCCTGCGCCTCTGATGGCGCGGCAGTGGACACTGCGGAGTTCTCCCAAACCACCTGACGTAATGAGTTGCGTCGCAAGCTGCGCGGCTGCCCTGAAACGATTGCGTGAAGAACAACATCCTGAAATTAAATCACCCCGCGCCGCGATGAGTTGTTCGACTTCAGCAGCGTTCATCGCGATCGGTTTTTCAATTAGGACGTGCTTGCCTCTTTCAAAGGCGCGCAAGGCGACCTCTGTCCGATACTGCGTCGGAAACGCAAGGACAACTGCCTCAACCTCATCATCGTTGAGTAGATCGAGGTCGTTGCTATACATTTTGGGTGGGTTGAAGCGTTCAGCGGCGTTTGTTCTGTTTGCTTCGATCAAGTCTGCTGCGGCAACTAACGCAATGTGTGGTGCCTCCGATGCGATACTGAGATGTCTGCTTCCGATGACACCACACCCAATCACACCTACTTTTAAGGGTTCCATAATATAATTAAGGGTCCTTTCTCTATGGTGAAGTCTGGGTGGTAGGAATAACACTGGGTCACTGTCGCCAATTGGACATTGATCCCAAACTTGTCCATTAGTATGGCATGAAGGAAAATTGATGTCAAGAAAATTCCGAGAGGTATTTCTCGCAAAAAATCAGAGATAATTTGCTTTTTCCCTGAAAATATTGTATAATTTGTAGTTGTATATAGACTTTATCGTTGTTTAATTTTACTAACTTATAGTAAAATTGCCCTGTTGTAACCTAAACGAAGTTAGTCATTTTGGACTTGAGAGATTTAAGAGTTGACTTTTTTCATCAAAAGGGCAGTATTTGTAGAGACTTTCCTCAAATCTAATAGTGGGATAAACATGTTGAACAAACCTATAGGTGTGAACACCGAAAAAGAGTTCTTGCGTGTGCCTCAGGGTGCCGATGTGTGCGGCGGTGCGGCATTACAGGTTCGTCTTCTGCTTGCTTGCTTCCTGATTATCTGTTTAACCAACGCGATTTACCCCCCCCTTCTACTTATTTTATGTTAAGTAAAATGTTCATACGACAGTGTTTTCAGTTATTGTCGTTCTGTTTTCATCCCCGTGAGTGCTTCGTTTGGTCTGAAGTGTCTCAAGATGGGCTATCTTTGTTGTCGCGATTACAAAGTACATTCTGCAATCGTCTAAACTCTATTAAAAATAAGTCAACTTTCTATCTAAAAAGTTGAATGGATGAACAAGCTCCCACAATTAAACTATTGTAGGGGCTAATATATGAGGTGAAAAAATTATGAAAAAGCAACTGATTGGTTTTATTTTTCTATTTTTTGGTTGCTTATTGATGCCATTCGTGGCAAAGGCAGACTTCGACATTGACCTATCGAGATCTCATTATCCCCGGACCATCACCCCCGCTGCAAGCATGACATTTACTGTTAAAGTTCAGGAAGATGGGCGTCCAGTGTCAGGTCAAACAGTGACATTTAGCGTGACACCGAACGCTGAACTTACGGCCGATGAGTTTGCGTCGTTAAGTCCAACAAGCGCGACAACTGATAGCAACGGAGAGGCACAAACGACGCTATCACTCACGGGTGATACATCAGCCCATCAGTATGTAGTCAGAGCGACACTTGACAACGGCCAAAGTGATACTAAGTCGGTACCAGTTGGTGTTGCGTCAGGTGGGGCCGAGCTAAGTTTGGCCATAAATAATCTGCGCACCTACCATCCTGGTGAATCGGCTGGATTTACTTTTTGGCTCCATAAAGGTGTGACAGGCGTACCAGGTAAAACAGTG
This portion of the Candidatus Poribacteria bacterium genome encodes:
- a CDS encoding sugar phosphate isomerase/epimerase, translating into MSTYGPHAAGEVLNLASKGCCVSPEDKESFEMIDVCFFADEVSKTDFEEAIKLGVEAGANTVEIRGGVWGKHVTEIDDDDVQRAQDVLSAYNVRVASIGSPFGKCSIDEPQEYEQHRKHFDRMVTLAHAFDTEVIRGFTFWNPNRRIKGAPRPNINDYMERIVEKLSLVVPIAESADVTLCFENESACLAGTCEETRAVINALGNSPALTSCWDVNNGLHCGENPLPDGYVHIKGLVRHLHIKPNAEKNLNPIGDTDLHYEQLLETLAADGFTGAASIEHWGQPQDMLKGVRQLRALVDAM
- a CDS encoding Uma2 family endonuclease, with the translated sequence MADIETNQPRPIVPAAQQNLLTADDLAKQPENGTRYELVKGVLQKMPPAGFEHGICAAEIGSRLNVHVKTHKLGYVCGAETGFRIAQNPDTVRAPDAAFVCQASIERQGIVRGYWEGAPDLVVEVISPGDTYAEVAEKVEEWLTAGCRMVWVVNPRRETVEIYRPNVDFAILRGTDTLDGGDVVEGFQCQVQDIFV
- a CDS encoding Gfo/Idh/MocA family oxidoreductase, with amino-acid sequence MEPLKVGVIGCGVIGSRHLSIASEAPHIALVAAADLIEANRTNAAERFNPPKMYSNDLDLLNDDEVEAVVLAFPTQYRTEVALRAFERGKHVLIEKPIAMNAAEVEQLIAARGDLISGCCSSRNRFRAAAQLATQLITSGGLGELRSVHCRAIRGAGKEPDTPRPAWRLIKALNGGGILVNWGCYDLDYLLGITGWQLKPETVFAQTWTVPQVFQSHIAPGSDAETHYTALVRCEGGIVLSVERGEFMTMHTHEGWEIIGTEGSLKLTMGNDKSENVIYNRTTTEGGVESVTLAEAGEAPEPQHSTPLSDFAAGIRENRQPLTSLENALVVQKITDGIYASAETGNAVEIGG
- a CDS encoding phytanoyl-CoA dioxygenase family protein, producing MRRWQPSPVQKAQYETEGYFILRNLISKDVAAQLRGVIQNHIMLPDPGDFVDIDPMDPMEDSPQGRIARYRKLSNFCVQSPLIWHNVHAAPEVLNIARYFLGDDIIMKFNSCFLKPSLTGSATPWHQDNGLWRDGETEPFNFWIPLEPATRKNGCMQFIPGSHKTEIVEHVLYSDSIHGELPRETVQGMIEKHGVHHIELDTGDVVIWHSSMWHYSPPNKSEKSRIAVAGVYTNPEIVKTSKRFWHNFRWVMKEGSVCTQFPPEIVEMKIENPQKPKPFPSAEDY
- a CDS encoding GDSL-type esterase/lipase family protein, whose translation is MQLKPDAPQLTWQGAVSLQKTEDGIMPWRTPHSSHVLFPEPLLERSAMPAGVRISFRSNTTRVSGNITPQKESGMLDLCCDGEVIASLDLAQKDTFAFENLPDGEKLIELWLPQFGRFQLRSLEIDDGATLNAFTDTRPRWVTYGSSITQCRTAASPTQTWPAIVARTHGLNLTCLGYGGQCHLDAMVARMIRDLPANYISMCLGINIQGASSLGPRAFRPAIIGAVQIVREKHPDIPIALMSPICCPPREENPNTVGFHLKRMREEVQAAAEALQTHGDQHVHYVDGLRVFGADYVHLLPDDLHPDAEGYRVMGKNFVAEVAEKFFV
- a CDS encoding peroxiredoxin family protein, which codes for MQSKLINNRLINFGGHVQFSCPVNSVCFLVLLAAVVFLCLACDNAERATNIITAPEDAAEQLPPGEGLDIGALAPEFTLPDGDGKSRSLSEYRGQKLVIVFYRTGTUGTCQAQLGELQDGYGDIQAEGAELIAISADPLAIVSSVQEKLQITYLLLADEDTKTIADYNVVDPSEIEVARPATYIIDQDGRVAWKYLDAKSGKRIGPDPIVAQLNKF
- a CDS encoding LamG domain-containing protein; its protein translation is MKQIFWFVIIGSLCIAINPLSAELLDDAAGIWLFDEGKGGVAADTSGNGNDGEVSGAKWTEGKFGGALEFEPPHVVRVEPSDSLNFKDQMTIATWVYMNKGVSDTAIRRNGSYLLEVQSGGERVPGGYVFGIWSGGGFTGGVWGKTVVEPEKWYHIVGLYDGSEMKLYVDGTLESAVKQGGDVDQAGELLFGTFGGEKFIGRLDEIVFFDRGITEAEIAALMKGVEAVLPVSPNGLLTTTWGRIKSR